Proteins co-encoded in one Gleimia hominis genomic window:
- a CDS encoding DNA polymerase III subunit delta' — protein MTVWDELVGQEHAVSILRNAATQARAIVGQERGGDPKSGGQGMTHSWLITGPPGSGRSTVARAFAAALQCTGPTVGCGQCAGCRTTMLKSHSDVTDLDTSTVIITIDQVRELIREAQTAPALGRWRVVLVEDADRMLERTSNVLLKSIEEPPERTVWILCAPSPEDLIVTIRSRCRHVQLQVPSVHAVSDLLVKRGVDPQQARLCAQLSQGHVGRAQGLADDPNQVEERRELLSLAVRARSVGQAVLNADTLLEQVKTQAGAEIDAADEREIQALKRTLGVDGEKRLDPSTRAQIKTVEDQQKRRRDRRQRDAIDRVMVDLLGLLRDVLITQLGAGMDLINVDLSNQVESMAGRTDASRTLARMNAIDRARERMAANVPPLLVLESLLVSLI, from the coding sequence GTGACAGTTTGGGATGAGCTGGTAGGGCAAGAACACGCAGTGTCTATTCTGCGCAACGCTGCGACGCAGGCTCGTGCAATTGTGGGCCAGGAACGCGGTGGCGACCCCAAGAGCGGGGGGCAAGGGATGACGCATTCGTGGCTGATCACTGGCCCACCGGGATCTGGGCGCTCCACTGTTGCACGCGCGTTTGCGGCGGCACTGCAATGCACGGGCCCAACAGTTGGGTGTGGGCAGTGCGCGGGGTGCCGCACCACAATGCTGAAAAGTCACTCGGATGTGACAGACCTGGATACGTCAACAGTTATTATCACGATCGATCAGGTTAGGGAATTGATCCGCGAAGCGCAGACCGCACCCGCCCTAGGGCGGTGGCGGGTTGTGCTCGTGGAGGACGCGGACCGGATGCTGGAACGCACCTCGAACGTCTTGTTGAAATCCATTGAGGAACCACCCGAGCGCACGGTGTGGATTCTGTGTGCCCCCAGCCCGGAAGATTTGATTGTCACGATTCGTTCCCGCTGCCGTCACGTTCAACTGCAGGTACCGTCTGTTCATGCGGTGTCTGACTTGCTTGTGAAGCGGGGGGTAGATCCGCAGCAGGCACGGTTGTGCGCGCAGCTTTCGCAGGGGCATGTTGGTCGCGCGCAGGGGCTTGCGGATGATCCTAATCAGGTTGAGGAGCGGCGAGAGCTTTTGAGCTTGGCTGTCCGCGCCCGCAGTGTGGGGCAGGCAGTTTTGAACGCGGACACCCTTTTGGAGCAGGTGAAAACACAGGCTGGAGCGGAGATTGACGCGGCCGATGAGCGCGAGATTCAAGCGTTGAAACGCACTTTGGGGGTGGATGGGGAAAAGCGTTTAGACCCTTCCACTAGGGCGCAGATAAAAACGGTTGAGGACCAGCAGAAGCGGCGCCGCGACCGCCGTCAGCGTGACGCTATAGATCGGGTAATGGTAGACCTGTTGGGGTTATTGCGCGATGTGTTGATTACGCAGTTAGGGGCCGGAATGGACCTCATAAATGTAGACCTTTCTAACCAGGTTGAAAGCATGGCGGGGCGAACGGACGCATCCCGAACCTTGGCGCGTATGAACGCGATCGATCGGGCGCGTGAACGCATGGCAGCGAACGTGCCTCCGCTTCTGGTGTTGGAAAGCCTACTGGTGTCCCTGATTTGA